The Candidatus Zymogenaceae bacterium genome includes a window with the following:
- the glyQ gene encoding glycine--tRNA ligase subunit alpha, giving the protein MTFQELILALERYWAERGCIIQQPYDIEVGAGTFNPATFLRVLGPEPWNVAYVEPSRRPTDGRYGENPNRLCHYYQYQVILKPSPQNVQELYLDSLKSFGIDPLAHDIRFVEDDWESPTLGAWGLGWEVWLDGMEITQFTYFQQAGGVDLKPVSVELTYGIERIAMYLQGVDSIYDLQWAHGVTYGDVHHKGEVENSTYNFDESDQDMLFSMFDMCEAESKRMIERGLVLPAYDYCLKCSHLFNLLDARGAISVTERVRFIGRVRDLARGAAEGYVAQREELGHPLMNRWSDLVWE; this is encoded by the coding sequence CTGACATTTCAGGAGTTGATTCTGGCTCTGGAGCGCTACTGGGCGGAGCGGGGATGTATTATCCAGCAGCCCTATGATATTGAAGTGGGCGCGGGGACCTTCAACCCGGCCACGTTTCTCAGGGTGCTGGGTCCTGAGCCCTGGAATGTGGCGTATGTGGAGCCGAGCCGCCGCCCCACGGACGGGCGCTACGGCGAAAATCCGAATCGCCTGTGCCATTACTACCAATACCAGGTGATTCTGAAACCCTCCCCCCAAAACGTGCAGGAGCTGTATCTGGACAGCCTCAAGAGCTTCGGCATCGATCCCTTGGCCCACGATATCCGATTCGTTGAGGACGACTGGGAATCCCCCACCCTGGGGGCGTGGGGCCTGGGATGGGAGGTCTGGCTTGACGGGATGGAGATCACCCAGTTCACCTATTTTCAGCAGGCGGGCGGGGTGGACCTGAAGCCGGTGTCGGTGGAGCTGACCTACGGCATCGAGCGCATCGCCATGTACCTGCAGGGGGTGGATTCGATCTATGACCTCCAGTGGGCCCACGGCGTCACCTATGGAGACGTGCACCACAAAGGCGAGGTGGAGAACTCCACCTACAATTTCGATGAGTCCGACCAGGACATGCTCTTTTCCATGTTTGACATGTGCGAGGCGGAGTCGAAACGAATGATCGAGCGGGGGCTGGTACTCCCGGCGTATGACTACTGCCTCAAGTGCTCCCATTTGTTCAACCTGCTGGACGCACGGGGTGCCATCAGCGTGACCGAGCGGGTTCGGTTCATCGGCCGGGTCCGGGACCTCGCCCGGGGGGCCGCGGAAGGATACGTGGCCCAGCGCGAAGAGTTGGGGCATCCCCTGATGAATCGCTGGAGCGACCTGGTCTGGGAATAA
- the alr gene encoding alanine racemase: MFDERVLRDTRALVNLDAVKSVVRHITAAAGNGVSVVMAVVKADGYGHGAVQIANAALSSGASSLAVAYPQEVLELRTAGIDAHTLVMGLLPAGNPDVVDIIVKTGAAQTVADTDAPLTLGASASADRPVPVHIKVDTGMGRIGIPPEDVLSYIEFLKTIPGIVIEGIFTHFPSADEADLSFTSKQITIFKDLIQTLEGSGINIPFKHMANSAGILALRNAYINMVRPGIMLYGLYPSSEVEKSIPLTPALRLVSAVRYLKRVPAGTPISYGRTFVTSRPSVIATLPVGYADGYNRLLSNRGSVLVRGMRAPITGRICMDMTMIDVTDIEGVAVGDEAVLIGPQENDEITADEMAGLLGTINYEVTCAISKRVPRVYIDDGKGV; encoded by the coding sequence ATGTTCGATGAGCGCGTTCTCAGGGATACCAGGGCACTGGTAAACCTCGATGCCGTCAAAAGCGTCGTCAGACACATCACGGCGGCCGCGGGCAATGGGGTTTCCGTCGTCATGGCCGTCGTCAAGGCCGACGGATACGGCCACGGCGCGGTGCAGATCGCAAACGCCGCTCTTTCCTCCGGGGCCTCGTCCCTCGCCGTGGCCTATCCCCAGGAGGTACTGGAGCTCCGCACGGCCGGCATCGACGCACACACCCTGGTGATGGGGCTTCTCCCCGCAGGCAATCCCGACGTCGTGGACATCATCGTCAAGACCGGCGCGGCCCAGACCGTAGCGGATACCGACGCGCCCCTCACCCTGGGCGCATCGGCGTCGGCAGACCGCCCAGTCCCCGTGCATATCAAGGTGGATACCGGGATGGGCCGCATCGGCATCCCCCCGGAGGATGTGCTCTCCTATATTGAATTTCTGAAGACCATCCCCGGCATCGTCATCGAGGGAATATTTACGCACTTTCCGTCCGCCGACGAGGCTGATCTCTCGTTTACGAGCAAACAGATCACCATATTTAAGGACCTCATACAAACCCTCGAGGGAAGCGGCATCAACATCCCCTTCAAACACATGGCGAACAGCGCGGGTATACTTGCCTTACGGAATGCATACATAAACATGGTCCGTCCGGGGATCATGCTCTACGGCCTCTATCCGTCGAGCGAGGTGGAAAAATCCATCCCGCTTACCCCGGCGCTCCGTCTGGTAAGCGCCGTCAGGTACCTCAAGCGGGTGCCTGCGGGTACTCCCATCAGCTATGGCCGCACATTCGTGACGTCCCGCCCCAGCGTCATCGCCACACTGCCGGTGGGATACGCCGACGGCTACAATCGGCTGCTCTCGAACAGGGGGAGTGTTTTGGTACGGGGGATGCGGGCGCCGATCACAGGCCGGATATGTATGGACATGACGATGATCGACGTGACGGATATCGAGGGTGTCGCCGTGGGCGACGAGGCGGTGCTCATAGGCCCCCAAGAGAACGATGAGATCACAGCCGACGAGATGGCAGGGCTTCTCGGGACGATCAACTATGAGGTCACCTGCGCGATCTCCAAGCGTGTCCCCCGGGTCTATATCGATGACGGGAAGGGAGTATGA
- a CDS encoding phosphotransferase gives MMILSPSLLPFTAATTQKAAREEGFVTIRRGRFVFTVHTEYIESIISDSVLTEPIERLISRHDTHIEGGRGAVARVDIPGIGAAFVRDYRHGGLLRALLGGRFFVPGRETRELRVLQAARVAGLPVPDPLASARERCGFLQGYRARIVTAEIPRTASLVTALWEKTDRGRDTSSLLFSVGKTVRALHNTGIFHHDLNMHNILVDENDGIFIIDFDRARLRKALGMRGRIANLRRLLRSGRKLARLHHNAPKGWFSDDRFRELLKGYVDGDEKLKGRLISKTTDFFPLIVRARIGWALDDLLYRRGEK, from the coding sequence ATGATGATCCTCTCCCCGTCCCTCCTTCCGTTCACCGCGGCAACGACACAGAAAGCCGCACGGGAGGAGGGCTTCGTGACCATCAGGCGGGGACGATTCGTCTTCACCGTCCACACAGAGTATATCGAGAGCATCATCTCCGATTCAGTCCTGACCGAGCCGATCGAGCGTCTCATCTCCCGTCATGATACACACATCGAAGGCGGCAGGGGGGCTGTCGCCCGGGTGGATATCCCCGGGATCGGAGCGGCATTCGTCCGGGATTACCGACACGGCGGGCTCTTGCGGGCCCTTTTGGGCGGACGCTTTTTCGTCCCCGGAAGAGAGACACGGGAGCTTCGCGTTCTCCAGGCGGCCCGGGTCGCGGGCCTCCCGGTGCCCGATCCCCTCGCCTCCGCCCGGGAGAGATGCGGATTCCTTCAGGGATACCGCGCCCGCATCGTCACCGCGGAAATACCCCGCACCGCATCGCTTGTGACGGCGCTCTGGGAGAAAACCGACCGGGGACGGGACACCTCTTCCCTCCTCTTCTCCGTCGGAAAAACCGTCCGCGCCCTGCACAACACAGGAATCTTTCATCACGACCTGAACATGCACAACATCCTGGTGGACGAAAACGACGGGATTTTCATTATAGATTTCGATCGGGCGCGGTTGCGAAAGGCCCTCGGCATGCGGGGCCGCATCGCAAACCTGCGGCGTCTGCTCAGGTCCGGAAGAAAGCTCGCCCGGCTCCATCACAACGCGCCAAAGGGATGGTTTTCCGATGATCGTTTCCGTGAACTACTCAAAGGGTACGTGGACGGAGACGAAAAACTGAAAGGAAGGCTGATCTCGAAGACGACGGACTTCTTTCCCCTCATCGTGAGAGCCCGCATCGGGTGGGCCCTGGACGACCTTCTGTATCGGAGGGGGGAGAAGTAA
- a CDS encoding NAD(P)H-dependent oxidoreductase → MNILVVLAHPSPKSFNHAVADTVVSTARENGHTATLLDLYRHGFDSHLPEREIPTKGDVSPEVEEMCRELANADGIVIVHPNWWGQPPAILKGWVDRVFRPGIAYRFLEGDDGGGVPEGLLTAQAALVFNTSNTQEKRERSMFGDPLELIWKNCIFDLCGVDTFYRRMFSVVVDSTEEERKRWLDEVRDTVRAYFPPDG, encoded by the coding sequence ATGAATATTCTCGTCGTTCTCGCCCACCCGTCTCCCAAAAGCTTCAACCACGCCGTCGCCGATACCGTCGTCTCCACGGCCCGGGAAAACGGCCACACAGCGACACTCCTCGATCTGTATCGACACGGATTCGACTCCCACCTCCCCGAGCGGGAGATACCCACAAAAGGCGATGTCTCCCCGGAGGTAGAAGAGATGTGCCGGGAGCTTGCGAATGCCGACGGCATTGTCATCGTGCATCCGAACTGGTGGGGCCAGCCCCCGGCGATCCTCAAGGGCTGGGTGGACCGGGTCTTTCGTCCGGGGATTGCCTATCGGTTCCTGGAGGGAGACGATGGAGGGGGGGTGCCCGAGGGATTGCTCACAGCACAGGCCGCGTTGGTGTTCAATACCTCAAACACCCAGGAAAAAAGGGAGCGGTCGATGTTCGGCGATCCGCTGGAGCTCATATGGAAAAACTGTATATTCGACCTGTGCGGCGTCGATACGTTCTATCGGCGGATGTTCTCCGTGGTGGTCGACAGCACGGAAGAGGAGCGGAAGCGCTGGCTCGACGAGGTGCGGGACACCGTTCGCGCGTACTTCCCCCCGGACGGATAG
- the waaF gene encoding lipopolysaccharide heptosyltransferase II: protein MNRIIVKGTNWIGDVCLSLPAVYALRHMYPNAVIDIALKRPLGGVLSGLDVIDGVVEYSPGFQGERELVSRLRRDRYDLGVIFPRSLHAAALIFFARARRRLGYAADMRSLLLTDRVERTKEVTSRHQSEYYRHLVSTLGDPGEPVIPRLSVSDREREEAKALLYKWGWRGRRLIGVNPGAAYGDAKRWYTDRFAQAADIITEKLDAQAIVFGGPLEVDVAEEVSRYMKRAPVIAAGRTTIRQLLALIDSTDLFITNDTGPMHLAAALNVPLVAVFGSTNSTTTSPMAETGRFALVRHEVECSPCLERSCPLKHHRCMELVEVGDVVGAALSLVT from the coding sequence GTGAATCGGATCATCGTGAAGGGCACAAACTGGATCGGGGATGTTTGTCTCTCCCTTCCCGCCGTGTACGCCCTCAGGCACATGTACCCCAATGCCGTCATCGATATCGCACTCAAAAGGCCTCTGGGGGGAGTGCTTTCGGGACTGGATGTCATCGACGGTGTTGTGGAATATTCCCCGGGATTTCAGGGAGAGCGCGAGCTGGTATCGAGGCTGAGACGGGATCGGTACGACCTGGGGGTCATCTTCCCCCGGTCCCTGCATGCTGCGGCGCTCATCTTCTTCGCCCGTGCCCGCCGCCGCCTGGGATACGCGGCGGACATGCGGTCTTTACTCCTGACCGATCGCGTCGAGCGGACGAAGGAGGTTACATCCCGGCATCAGAGCGAATATTATCGGCACCTGGTCTCGACGCTGGGAGACCCGGGGGAGCCGGTGATACCGAGGCTTTCCGTGTCCGACCGGGAGCGGGAAGAGGCGAAGGCGCTGCTCTATAAATGGGGGTGGCGGGGAAGAAGGCTCATCGGCGTCAATCCGGGTGCGGCCTACGGGGATGCGAAGCGATGGTACACCGATCGATTCGCCCAAGCCGCGGACATCATCACGGAAAAGCTTGACGCACAGGCGATTGTGTTCGGCGGTCCCCTGGAGGTGGACGTCGCGGAGGAGGTGTCCCGATACATGAAGAGAGCACCCGTCATTGCCGCGGGGAGGACGACGATCAGACAGCTTCTGGCCCTCATAGACTCGACCGATCTTTTTATCACGAACGATACCGGCCCCATGCATCTGGCGGCGGCCCTGAATGTGCCCCTCGTGGCGGTGTTCGGGTCCACGAATTCAACGACAACCTCCCCCATGGCCGAAACAGGGCGCTTCGCCCTGGTGCGTCATGAGGTGGAATGCTCCCCGTGTCTCGAGCGGTCATGTCCGTTGAAACATCACCGATGTATGGAGCTGGTAGAGGTGGGCGATGTTGTCGGCGCCGCCCTCTCTCTTGTGACATGA
- a CDS encoding Trm112 family protein: MSIDRELLDILACPKCKGDVVLTEGGDGLVCHACKLLYEIQDGIPVMLIDEAKKIED, from the coding sequence ATGAGTATTGACAGGGAGCTGCTTGATATTCTTGCCTGCCCGAAATGCAAGGGGGATGTCGTGCTCACAGAGGGCGGGGACGGGCTGGTGTGTCACGCCTGCAAGTTGCTGTATGAGATACAGGACGGCATCCCGGTGATGCTGATTGACGAAGCGAAAAAGATCGAGGACTAA
- the gmhB gene encoding D-glycero-beta-D-manno-heptose 1,7-bisphosphate 7-phosphatase codes for MKKAKRRAVFLDRDGTINVEVGYLNDPEELELIPGAAQAVARLNDAGFIVVVVSNQSGVARGYFTEEDVHAVNRRMVEVLGREGARIDGIYYCPHHPEFGDGEYRKDCGCRKPNTGMVKRAIDDLDIDISRSYVVGDHLGDVLLGVNAGARSIHVLTGHGITEREKLIEHGIATAYLARDLADAVEHILSHTTEEL; via the coding sequence ATGAAGAAGGCTAAAAGAAGGGCGGTGTTTCTCGACCGGGACGGCACGATCAACGTCGAGGTGGGATACCTCAACGATCCCGAAGAGCTGGAGTTGATACCCGGCGCCGCACAGGCCGTCGCCCGTCTCAATGACGCGGGCTTTATTGTGGTGGTGGTCTCCAACCAGTCCGGGGTGGCGAGGGGATACTTTACCGAGGAGGATGTTCATGCCGTCAACCGGCGGATGGTTGAGGTTCTCGGGCGGGAGGGGGCGCGTATCGACGGGATTTATTACTGCCCGCATCACCCGGAGTTCGGCGACGGGGAATATCGGAAAGACTGCGGGTGCAGGAAGCCGAATACCGGCATGGTAAAGCGAGCGATAGATGATCTCGATATCGACATTTCCCGGTCGTATGTCGTCGGCGATCACCTGGGGGATGTACTGCTCGGCGTAAATGCGGGGGCGCGGTCCATCCACGTTCTGACCGGCCACGGTATAACCGAGAGGGAGAAGCTGATTGAACACGGCATTGCTACGGCATATCTCGCCCGGGACCTGGCGGACGCCGTGGAACATATTCTTTCCCATACTACGGAGGAATTGTGA
- the lpxK gene encoding tetraacyldisaccharide 4'-kinase: MVPGGCAERCIGWVERLYQDRASRYRVMLLFFPVYLVGLIYGLVMKIRAFLYRVRLFESYSVSACVVSVGNISVGGQGKTPVVMHLARRLTERGISVSVVSRGYGFEVAGEYLVVSDRNGPVCSPGDAPDEALLTAWRNPGVSVVVSPNRVAAARAAVSRFGAQVVLIDDGFQHLRLHRDLDVLVADRVNQVGNSLVFPAGPLREPLSAARRGDVLWLSEAAVESTSHEDGPGPIERVCGTIPRVYSVPVPLALVDGDGTEYPARALEKKKALAFCGIARPQRFFDTLEDIGVIVVYTLPFRDHHRFSENDYAAINHVAARFGAEVIVTTEKDLMRIGDHTLSHRLLAVRMGLRVQEDEGVIAMIESCVRAYNEEG, translated from the coding sequence ATGGTTCCCGGGGGTTGTGCCGAACGCTGTATCGGGTGGGTGGAGCGGCTCTACCAGGACAGGGCCTCAAGATACAGGGTGATGCTGCTCTTTTTCCCGGTCTATCTTGTCGGCCTGATCTACGGCCTTGTCATGAAGATCAGGGCGTTTCTCTACCGGGTGCGGTTGTTCGAAAGTTATTCCGTTTCCGCGTGTGTGGTGAGCGTTGGGAATATCAGCGTCGGCGGTCAGGGAAAGACCCCGGTGGTGATGCACCTTGCTCGGAGGCTGACGGAGCGGGGGATTTCCGTGTCGGTGGTCTCCCGGGGATATGGATTTGAGGTTGCCGGCGAGTACCTGGTGGTGTCGGATCGAAACGGCCCCGTATGTTCGCCGGGCGACGCCCCGGACGAGGCGCTGCTGACAGCTTGGAGGAATCCGGGCGTATCGGTGGTCGTCAGCCCGAACAGGGTCGCCGCCGCCCGTGCCGCTGTTTCCCGGTTTGGGGCGCAGGTGGTGCTGATAGACGACGGATTCCAGCATCTCAGATTGCACCGGGACCTGGATGTTCTGGTGGCGGATCGGGTGAACCAGGTCGGAAACAGCTTGGTGTTTCCCGCGGGTCCCCTCCGCGAGCCGCTCTCCGCCGCGCGGCGGGGGGATGTCCTGTGGCTATCGGAAGCCGCGGTCGAGAGTACATCACATGAAGACGGGCCGGGCCCGATCGAGCGGGTGTGCGGCACGATTCCCCGGGTCTATTCCGTTCCCGTGCCTCTGGCCCTCGTTGACGGAGACGGGACGGAGTACCCTGCTCGGGCCCTCGAAAAAAAGAAGGCGCTGGCGTTTTGCGGAATCGCCAGGCCCCAGCGGTTTTTTGATACACTGGAAGACATCGGCGTCATCGTGGTCTACACGCTCCCCTTTCGGGATCATCACCGCTTTTCGGAAAACGATTACGCGGCGATAAACCACGTGGCCGCCCGTTTCGGGGCGGAGGTTATCGTGACGACGGAAAAGGATCTGATGCGAATCGGAGACCATACGCTCTCCCATCGGCTCCTTGCGGTGCGGATGGGACTGAGGGTACAGGAGGACGAGGGCGTGATTGCAATGATCGAATCGTGTGTGCGGGCATACAATGAAGAAGGCTAA
- a CDS encoding 3-deoxy-D-manno-octulosonic acid transferase, with the protein MFFLYSLFFLVFFGVALIYYFPKLFGDRESRRGAKERFGLLDTLPDHPIWIHAASYGEMLAVVILIGELRKRCPQIPVVVSTNTITGKNAAREKLPGVPCFFFPFDFFVTMKRSVDHVNPRLVLVMEAEIWPGLLRILSKRNIPCALINARMSPRSFGRMRKVRRVFAPILDGFDRIIAQSDVYRERYVELGYDNLRIAVSGNIKYDAQYREASAPPELCELIASSRPLFVAGSTHPGEEGVILDAFTAVRKEVPDVLLVLAPRHLTRSDEVAALIGRYPYRMTRRTDGDVGRKARGVDILLLDSMGELTGLIAASDAAFLGGSLIPGVGGHNVLEAAAQRKPVLFGPYMENFPDISQALVDAGGGFVVRDAPEIAKMTIRMFSDKKMREDAGLRAMEVVESNRGAAVRTLDAVLPLIGES; encoded by the coding sequence GTGTTCTTTTTGTATTCGCTGTTCTTCCTCGTCTTTTTCGGTGTCGCGCTGATATATTATTTCCCGAAGCTTTTCGGCGACCGGGAAAGCAGACGGGGCGCGAAAGAGCGGTTCGGCCTTCTTGATACGCTCCCGGATCATCCGATCTGGATACATGCCGCATCCTACGGGGAGATGCTCGCCGTCGTGATTCTCATCGGCGAGTTGAGAAAACGATGTCCACAAATCCCCGTGGTGGTTTCAACCAATACGATAACCGGGAAAAACGCGGCCCGGGAAAAGCTCCCCGGGGTGCCCTGTTTTTTCTTCCCCTTTGACTTCTTCGTGACAATGAAGCGGTCCGTCGATCACGTCAACCCCCGGCTGGTTCTGGTGATGGAGGCGGAAATATGGCCCGGGCTGCTTCGAATACTCTCAAAGAGAAATATCCCCTGCGCTTTGATAAACGCGCGCATGTCTCCCCGGAGCTTCGGTCGTATGAGAAAGGTGAGACGTGTGTTCGCCCCTATCCTCGATGGATTCGATCGAATCATCGCCCAGTCCGACGTGTATCGTGAGCGATACGTTGAACTCGGGTACGACAACTTGCGCATAGCGGTATCTGGCAACATCAAATACGACGCTCAGTACCGGGAGGCGTCCGCCCCACCCGAGCTGTGTGAACTGATCGCATCCTCCCGTCCCCTCTTCGTGGCGGGGAGCACACACCCCGGAGAGGAAGGGGTGATCCTTGATGCGTTCACGGCCGTTCGGAAAGAGGTGCCCGACGTTCTCTTGGTGCTGGCCCCTCGTCACCTGACGAGATCCGATGAGGTGGCGGCGCTTATCGGCCGGTATCCATATCGAATGACGAGGCGTACCGACGGTGATGTCGGGCGGAAGGCCCGCGGGGTTGATATCCTGCTCCTCGATAGTATGGGGGAGCTGACGGGGCTCATCGCCGCTTCAGACGCGGCGTTTCTGGGGGGGAGCCTCATTCCCGGCGTGGGAGGCCACAACGTCCTTGAGGCCGCGGCTCAGAGGAAGCCGGTGTTGTTCGGCCCGTACATGGAGAACTTTCCTGACATTTCCCAGGCTCTCGTCGATGCGGGGGGGGGATTCGTGGTACGGGACGCCCCGGAGATTGCGAAAATGACGATACGTATGTTTTCCGATAAAAAGATGCGGGAGGATGCGGGGCTTCGGGCGATGGAGGTTGTGGAGAGCAACAGGGGGGCCGCCGTGCGGACGCTGGACGCCGTTCTGCCCCTGATCGGAGAGTCGTGA
- a CDS encoding ATP-binding cassette domain-containing protein, protein MSKSREELPSGKQLLKLYRRLLKFVWPYRYRFSFAVLMNLAFAGTTTAIAYLIDPLVDNLISFKDLGQLKVLTIAVVIVSVFRGLSNFLGTYNMRFVGLRVVKDIRDLLYSHIQRLSLKFFSGTHSGVLISRINNDVNLVTIAVTDAVEVGVKEFLTMIFLIGFCFYQDWLLSLLAFVVFPLMIFPIVRISRAVRKISTKGQVKMADLTTVMMEAFTGARIVKAFGMEDYESMRFEKENFRLFKNYLRIARVKALTGPLMEVIGTVGFALVLWYGGLLAIEQLNAVHFGKGAMFVSNTSYLGKYASIIAALVLIYPGVRALSRLNNAIQEAIAASIRIFNVLDTKPDITDKKGAVEMPPISKQVEFRNVSFRYEDEYVLKNINMTVQTGEVVAFVGMSGGGKTTLVNLVPRFYDVTEGAILIDGVDIRDVTLKSLRGQIGMVTQQTILFSDTIRNNIAYGRPETSDEEILRVSKAANAHKFIERLPDGYETMIGEQGMRLSGGERQRLSIARAILKDSPILILDEATSSLDTESELEVQKALENLMKGRTTFVIAHRLSTIQHANRIMVVVNGEIVEEGRHDELLKKGGEYRKLYEMQFRDQNNMKAPEDDQDGAKLEV, encoded by the coding sequence ATGTCCAAATCTCGTGAAGAGTTGCCATCGGGCAAACAATTATTGAAGCTGTATCGACGGCTGCTGAAATTCGTCTGGCCGTATCGATATCGCTTCTCCTTTGCGGTCTTGATGAACCTGGCGTTCGCCGGGACGACCACGGCCATCGCGTATCTGATAGACCCCCTGGTGGACAACTTAATCTCGTTCAAGGACCTGGGCCAGTTAAAGGTGTTGACGATCGCGGTGGTCATCGTCAGCGTGTTTCGCGGCCTGTCGAATTTCCTGGGTACCTACAATATGCGGTTTGTCGGTTTGAGGGTCGTCAAGGACATCAGGGATTTGCTCTATTCGCATATCCAGAGACTGTCGCTCAAGTTCTTTTCGGGCACGCATTCGGGGGTGCTCATCTCCCGGATTAATAACGACGTGAATCTGGTGACCATTGCCGTGACCGATGCCGTGGAGGTGGGGGTCAAGGAATTTCTGACGATGATCTTCTTGATCGGTTTCTGCTTTTATCAGGACTGGTTGCTTTCGCTCCTGGCGTTTGTGGTGTTTCCCCTGATGATCTTTCCGATCGTCAGAATTTCCCGGGCGGTGAGGAAGATATCCACCAAGGGCCAGGTAAAGATGGCGGATTTGACAACCGTCATGATGGAGGCGTTTACCGGCGCCCGTATCGTCAAGGCCTTCGGAATGGAGGATTACGAGTCGATGCGTTTTGAAAAGGAAAACTTTCGACTGTTTAAAAATTACTTGCGCATCGCCCGGGTAAAGGCGCTGACCGGCCCCCTGATGGAGGTCATTGGAACCGTCGGTTTCGCCCTGGTGCTCTGGTATGGAGGGCTTCTGGCCATTGAACAGCTCAACGCCGTTCATTTCGGAAAGGGCGCGATGTTCGTCAGCAATACCAGTTACCTGGGCAAGTACGCATCCATTATCGCGGCCCTGGTGCTCATATATCCCGGTGTACGGGCTCTCTCCCGGCTGAACAACGCAATCCAGGAGGCCATCGCCGCATCGATCCGTATCTTCAACGTACTGGATACAAAGCCCGACATCACCGACAAAAAGGGGGCCGTCGAGATGCCTCCGATATCCAAGCAGGTGGAGTTTAGAAACGTCTCTTTTAGATATGAAGACGAATATGTTCTCAAGAACATCAACATGACGGTACAGACCGGTGAAGTGGTGGCGTTCGTGGGGATGAGCGGCGGCGGAAAGACCACCCTGGTGAACCTCGTCCCCCGGTTTTACGACGTTACCGAGGGAGCGATCCTGATTGACGGTGTGGATATTCGGGATGTCACCCTGAAATCGCTCAGGGGACAGATCGGCATGGTCACCCAGCAGACGATACTCTTTTCGGATACCATCAGGAACAATATCGCTTATGGAAGGCCGGAAACATCGGATGAGGAAATTCTCAGAGTTTCTAAAGCCGCAAACGCCCACAAATTCATCGAGCGCCTTCCGGACGGATACGAAACGATGATAGGAGAACAGGGGATGCGGCTCTCGGGCGGCGAGCGGCAGCGACTGTCCATCGCCCGGGCGATTCTCAAGGACTCCCCCATCCTCATACTGGATGAGGCCACATCCTCACTCGATACCGAGAGCGAGCTCGAGGTACAGAAGGCCCTGGAGAATCTGATGAAGGGACGGACGACCTTCGTCATCGCCCATCGGCTCTCCACGATTCAGCATGCGAACAGGATTATGGTTGTCGTCAACGGCGAGATCGTGGAAGAGGGGAGGCACGACGAGCTCCTCAAGAAGGGGGGCGAGTACCGAAAACTGTACGAAATGCAATTTAGAGACCAGAACAACATGAAGGCGCCTGAAGATGATCAGGACGGGGCGAAGCTCGAGGTCTAA